From one Brachypodium distachyon strain Bd21 chromosome 4, Brachypodium_distachyon_v3.0, whole genome shotgun sequence genomic stretch:
- the LOC104585067 gene encoding uncharacterized protein LOC104585067 — protein MPMEVGTSGAAAGRNSAPVTFPRLDRSDYSMWAMKMEVAMESQEIWDVVDPGGNTYAKGAANYRIDRLALAAIHAVVPNDVLQHLKGKKSAKDAWDTIKTLHQGHERVREANLQTLLRNYESLKMGEDEAVDVFAARVTTLVNGIRDLGETLIEISVVRRFLRTASPKYIQIVTSIEQCVDLKTLTVEDLVGCYKAHDERLRMVFGDGKDDEHLMMTRAQWSAMAARKTGDSSSSSGRRDQAKGEGRAQAKKAPQGTEEKGAAPKKKIDRKKVKCHNCGIYGHFKSECRKPQKEKAYMAREEDDDPALLMVEMCELMEKGQEKVIEEKSETVTLVEKKVYLHDKARVKAGNVWYGSTHIYGQIKERTGFSQSTIWDPLAIDVIVAWADMVGSWKATVRGSVA, from the exons ATGCCGATGGAAGTGGGGACGTCGGGAGCCGCGGCTGGAAGGAACTCAGCACCGGTGACATTTCCGAGGCTCGATCGCAGCGACTACAGCATGTGGGCGATGAAGATGGAGGTGGCTATGGAATCTCAAGAGATCTGGGACGTAGTCGACCCCGGCGGCAACACGTACGCCAAAGGAGCGGCGAACTATCGCATTGATCGCCTGGCGTTGGCGGCCATCCATGCGGTTGTGCCGAACGATGTGCTACAACACCTGAAGGGGAAGAAATCTGCGAAGGATGCATGGGATACGATCAAGACCCTACATCAAGGACACGAGCGTGTCCGGGAGGCGAACCTTCAAACCTTGCTGAGGAATTATGAGAGTTTGAAGATgggagaagacgaggcggTCGACGTGTTCGCAGCGCGTGTAACGACGCTCGTTAACGGGATCCGCGACCTAGGCGAGACACTCATCGAGATCTCTGTGGTCAGGCGGTTCCTACGCACGGCATCACCAAAGTATATCCAGATCGTAACCTCAATCGAGCAGTGTGTCGATCTGAAGACCCTCACggtggaggacttggtggggTGCTACAAGGCGCACGATGAACGACTCCGGATGGTGTTCGGAGACGGCAAAGATGACGAGCATCTGATGATGACCCGTGCGCAGTGGTCTGCTATGGCCGCAAGGAAAACTGGCGATTCGTCATCGTCCagtggaagaagagatcaagcTAAAGGAGAAGGTCGAGCACAAGCAAAGAAAGCTCCTCAAGGTACCGAGGAGAAAGGTGCGGCCCCCAAGAAAAAGATTGATCGCAAGAAGGTTAAGTGCCACAACTGTGGAATATACGGGCACTTCAAGTCGGAATGCCGAAAGCCACAGAAAGAGAAAGCATATATGgccagggaagaagatgatgatccgGCGCTGCTGATGGTAGAGATGTGCGAGCTGATGGAAAAAGGTCAAGAAAAAGTCATCGAGGAGAAGTCTGAGACCGTAACCCTTGTTGAAAAGAAAGTCTACCTACATGATAAAGCAAGAGTGAAGGCGGGCAATGTGTG GTATGGGTCAACCCACATATATGGACAGATCAAGGAGCGTACGGGGTTTTCTCAGTCCACGATATGGGACCCACTTGCCATCGATGTAATCGTGGCGTGGGCGGACATGGTGGGCTCCTGGAAGGCGACGGTGAGGGGTTCGGTGGCGTGA